agcctactgtaggcatgcagtgtgaaggactggCCCtgcgtcttcctgtcttcttagcaaaagacagacaagccatagcaactgtcttttatggGAgccgtggaaagggacagaggacattaatgatagCTGTTATtaaaaggtaattacagatcttttgacaatcattgacagactaactccggtatacatgcctagctcttataaactagcaaataaaaacaaatatgacAGTTAAACTTTAACACTTTCCATTCCAGGACATATCTCATACACACTAGCAAGGAAGCACGTCGGTAGCCAAGGACAGTCTTGCTCGAAATGGTCCTGCACTTGGACAGGTTTTAAAGACTGATCTAGACTTACAGCTTCCAATTCAGGCTGTGTGAATAAGCAGGGTGGAGACAGTGGGGAATGTGCTAGCAGAGTGCAGTAACAAGAAAGGACATGCAATCTTCCTCCTGTCCCTGTATGGCTTTAGATGCATGCTATCATACCCCCTTATCAGTCATAAGACATAACTACACTCAATAAAGATTACATTTGACATTGTCCCTACCCTGTAACCCCTGACCGTTAGCATAAAATCCTCTGACCACTTCTGTAGTCACTCTGCCCATGTGTCACATAAGTGATTACTTCCAACCAgttccagaaaaaaaaatctatattagtTAACAGATTAGATAAGGTTTAGAGATTTGTGATGATTATCTAGGGGGATGCAATATGTTGTACTTATATAATCATCGATTTAATTTCCATACAAAAATCGCTAGTTGTATTGATAgaggttttatgtattttttactgCGGACGTAGACATGTGTGTTATCTGTGAActcacatcttacagtttcttgcAAGGTATATTGTATTTTGCACATTTTAGCTGCAAAGTTGAATTTTGCCTGACATTATCGCTTATAATTAAGGTCTGGCGCAAAGTTGCATGAAGATGGCTGTGTATATAAATTATGAAGTTGTATTTTCTAAATCATATGGGCTATTTCTGGCAGctctatagcagtgaatggagcacAGGCTGTGCTTGCATGGTGCGCTCTACATTCACCCCAAGGGACTTCCGAGAAAAACAAAGAATACTCACTTGGCTTTTTTCGGACTCCCATAACGATGAATGGGGAGCAcatcgcacatgcgcagtgtgctctccttcactctgGGGGCTCTGTTATGGATTCGTGCCTATATGACAGTGATGGCATTGAGAAATATGCTGTTCAGGATGAGTACCATGTTTATGAAGCACCTTTTCTACTTTTTCTGACAGAGGGGACATAGAAGGGTGGCTTtttaattccattttttttttaattacaatgTATTCTGATAataaattcatcagaaatctggGGACTTGTGCTTTGCAATCGGCATTGCATGGAAGTGatttgcacatgtgtattgggaaTGTGGGGCATACTAAGTTTTTCTATGGGGACCCTTTGAGATCTGTGTAAGCCCCTGCATATTACTGACTCTTTATCTCCGTAATCAAGAATATGTTATACAGAGCACTTGGCTAGATCAAAGTTGTTGGAGGCCCCTgacgaaaaaaataataaaactggtTGGGGCCACAGTGTCACATAATGTGAGACTAGTACGAGGCCATAACATGAATAATTTCTGCAGTTGGTACCCGTATCAGTAACAAAAGTGAATGTGTACGAAGAAAGCCCAAATGTTTCTCCCTTTGTTGTTGTATTTCTATGGGCTATAATGCTCCAAACCGAGAGAATGAATCACTAAGCCTTAGTCAAACATGCTAAGTAGTTATTTGACCCCAGGCAGTCAAATAACCAGAAATATCCCCTATTTGGTCATCGTCTTATAGGGCAGCCAATTTTCAGGTGGTCCGCATCCAACATCTTCAAAGGACAAGTGGAGTTCAGCAATAACAGGTCTGTGATGCCCTCAGCGCTGTTTGTCATAGGGATTGGGGATTGCAGaatatttttttcactaacagatCGTATTAGCGATGATGAATTTGGGTCCAAACTTGTACAGGGCGAAATATTTAACTAACTGTATCATTAAAATAACGGACTAAATCTGAAAGTCAGTGCAGTAGAACGTGATGCACACATCAATATATTACACCTGCAGTCACAGTAATTAAAGCTCCAGCGAATATTAAAGATTCATAAAGTTGAGAATCTCGTAGTTGGATCTTTAATCGTGGCCTAATAATGACGCTATGTAACAGCTAACAGAAGAAAGAATCACTAAGCCTTAGTCAAACATATTAAAAAAAGCTCCAAGAAACTATTTAAATGTTTTTCTACTGGGAGTGTCTGGTAAGTCTCATGAGGATTTGGAGATTAAAGCCCATATGAAATTGACCCTTGCCCTCCCTGTATGGACCCATCCTTTCAAAGCAGGGtcctctacccctctgtaccagtctttcaatagtttcttgtttactgtgttttttatttCTGTGTAACCCCAGctggatgtacagcgccatggaattaatggcactttaaaataaataataataataataataataataataataataataatacaaaatattattattattatcattttgtAAAGGAATTATTCTAATGACAGTGTACAGTATATCATATTGTATAGGTAGAGGTGTAAcaaccatagaggcagaccatgtgactgctgtgAGGCCcaaggcaagagggggcccagtcttagttgggattatctcctcttctactggaggtgaaaacctgGTCTttaccctctaaagaaacaacttttagcaaatgaagcagtggaaaaatggcccaatggtcattgaaaagggtttagacagaaacccttctgtcctgtgtggggggccttgtTTGATCCTTGCTGTGGGGCACTTACTTCTCTAAGTACGCCACTGGATATACCGTAGGTACAATGAAACTCTCtctaaaaaaaatcaccctttcaTCTAgacaacatttttggtgacatatTTCAGTCTTATTCTAaactatatacagggtgggccatttatatggatacaccttaataaaattggaatggttggtgatattaacttcctgtttgtggcacattagtatatgtgaggggggaaacttttcaagatgggtggtgaccatggtggccattttgaagtcggccattttgaacccaattttgttttttcaataggaagagggtcatttgacacatcaaacttattgggaatttcacaagaaaaacaatggttttaacgtaactttattcattCACGAGTTAtttatagcaacaccgcaggagaaatgctagcacaggcttccagtatccgtagtttcaggtgctgcacatctcgtatcatctgaaggcaaccgtctatgctgtgaagatacgagatgtgcagcacctaaaactatggatactggaagcctgtgctagcatttctcctgcggtgttgctatcagtgtgtgaagagtgggagaaaagggttgcattgacaatccaacacaatgggcagcacattgaacacattttataagtggtcagaaacttgtaaatatctcatgaaagaataaatttacattaaaaccaagcacaccattgtttttcttgtgaaattcccaataattttgatgtgtcacatgaccctcttcctattgaaaaaacaaaagttggattcaaaaaggctgacttcaaaatggccaccatggtcaccacccatcttgaaaagtttcccccctcacatatactaatgtgccacaaacaggaagttaatatcacaaccattcccattttattaaggtgtatccatataaatggcccaccctgtacattggcCATCTTCATCAAGAGGACCAGGCCTCTGAAAGacatttttttatgcaattttggGTGCTTGACTCAAAAAGGTTTTACAAAATCTGTAATCAAGTCTGAAATCTTCTACTGTAATCAACTATTTATTAGTTTCTAAAGGAGCAACTGCTATGTGGGATAATATCCTGCAGGAGAAACGGGCTTCTAGCGGGAAATAAATGAAACCTCGTAAGGTATCGCAACATTGCTAAATCCAGTCATCTTCGGGCTGACGTCAGCATCAGTTAAATGCATCTTGGTAGTTAGCTTGAAATTCTGTATGATGGTTGTTACGAAGAGAAATAGCTCCATTTTAGCCAATCCTTCACCAGCACAGATCCTTTTTCCTGGaattgtgaaaaaatatatataattaattaaaattaaaatagtgCAAAGAAAGTATAATACACATgggcattatttttattttttgctttatctGGCATCTGGGATAAGAAAGAATCTGGTAtaaacaatttttctttttttgcaggtCACATCCCTTTCTGCGAGTCATTTTCATTTTGCACTCCCGTGACCCTTGTTtgtgcacaagaaacacacttcaAAATCTGTTTTCAGGAAGTCCTCTGTACTGCCTGGGAGATTTGCCAACTCTTCTGAAAGCTCTCTCAGTTTATAAAGCAAGAACGTGTATTCCATACAGAATACACAGGTCTACAAATCAGTGATGTATGCAAGTATTCCCAAAACTGTggcttttaagctgccatgtccaaTCTGGCGACCATTTTGCATTGAAATTAAAGAATGAAGCAGACTTGAAAATCGCATTAATAATAAGATTTCATGTCATTTTGTATCTTCATACATACAGTAATAGACAACAAACCCTTTGTACTTCAGTCTTGCAGTTATATTAACTTCCACCTGTCTTCTGCTTCTTTGTAACATACATGAGTGGTAATATTACTGCAGGCTCAGACTACACcacggtttgtttgtagtctgtacctagagatgagcgaagttttgaaatatTTGATTTGCCACTTCGACAAGAAATTGAATTCCTTACAAATGaatttgtcacgaatcgctataaatcaggaacACCCAGgcctctcagtgtgaaggcttggaagttaaccctttcctaaTCGCCAAAAGTATATTTACGTTGGCAGCCTGGAATTTAAAAATGGTGTCCACTGGCATGTGCAGCAGGCACCTCGCTCGCCTCGAAGTTGCTTGATTTGAGTTGGATGGCTCACTACCTGAGGGCTGCagaaaaattttcagttttctaattgtcctaacattatattcaataacctctctatactgttttgtcatgtaaactcatttgcataaactcgggcatatgggaaagacatgcaaattagtgtTTCAGCTGGAAAAAActggcagattctgctaatttgcatgtctttcccatatgttcGTGTtgtattgtaaggtatgctgactatacctgtctcatggataagTTGTTGGCTTGCGCACCTGGCTTTTGGCTTACAGCCTATGTGTTATTGTCTGTTTATtatatgttataggtaatgatttATTGATATTTTAGAAATAATATAGATCCTATAAAAAGAAATTATTGATAATAGGATAATACCTATAATAAAAAGTTGTTGGTGATAGATAAgataataactataaaaaagagCTATGGATGATAGGTAACATTATAATGATAGGGAGaagcaatttataataagtgagaAAATGATAAAAGTATAGAATGATGAACAAAGCAAATGTGTACAtagaataaatttaataatatttATTGAAAGGTAATAGAAGAAAATAGTAAGTTAGAGTTAAAGGGTTAATAAGGGAAAGGGGGGTTGTTTTAACAGATTTAGATTGATAATTAGTTTAATATAATCTAACCAGTGGGATTATATTAGGTAATtgaggtacagatgtagcaggtttagcactccagctcttaactcaaatttcttaactcatcacgttatcttgagacaaaagccattgaaaagcaattgaaggtgtttgcttagattagataacacaactcagaaatctcagaaaacaggactattaactctactccatccgtaattGTTACAAAGTAACTCTATCCTTGAATTTCAGTGAAcagaagtgcatcttatagggcaaaaaaataTGGTATCAAAACTGGTGGAAAACTGTCCTAGTTGCCCATCGCAACCAATCATATGCTACCTTTCTTTTTCTAAAGGGGCTCTCCAAAATGAAAATTGgactatgattggttgctatgggcaactaagctgttTTTCCTTTATACCATTTTAGATAAATCTCCTCCACTAACTGTATGAGTAAAACAACAGATTAAATCTTAATGGAGGTGCAGTAGAACACAGTGATACACTCGACCTGTAGTCTCCCTACTTTCTCCCTACATTCTCCCTACAGTCTccttgcactgtccctgcactctccctatccaatattctttttTAACCAGTTTTTATCAACACTGTCCATAGCGCATGAACGTTTGCCACGTCTCTTTCTAtgatcagctcacagtgaaatggcaaaAACCTcgtgggatgaggcttttatagggctgtgatttCACAGGGGGGTGGCTAACAatggactggctggctgcatgggcTTATGGGTCATGTCATGTTCCTGGGATTCTCATTCTGTAACAtgcgcagccgccattttaggaaaaggggaattcggatttgtggcaaatacattttttcctaATCTTCCGATCCAATTACACTTCGGATTTTTCCGTTCACTCAACTCTATGTTACCATGGAGACTACACTAGTCATAGGAGTTGTAGACCCAAAATGATGTATTTTTAATTGAAAGATTGACACTATTTTAGATGCATTTATACATTATAAAAATCATTTATAAGGTGTGCATACACTTTATAAAATGAAAATTGTAAAGCACATAATATATTTCAAATGGTTCAATTGAAACAATATGATGTTTTGCTATGATAGCTGTACTACATCTTGTCTACCTGGTAAAATGGTACCTAATATATGGATAGGATTGCTAATAGACATAATTACTAGCAGCATTGTTACAGTATTTTTTCCACAGTAGGAAGAGTAATACCTGTTGAAAATGGAATAAAAGCGTCCTCTTTTTTGAATTTGCCATCCTTATCCAGGAAATTACCAGGGTTAAACTTATTTGGATTTGGAAAATAATTCGGATCTCTGAGAGCGCAGTACAGAAGGGGGTATACATCGGTACCCTGTATCAAGGAAAACAGAATATAGTTAGTGTGTCTCTAAACTGTCTGACACTGCATAGTGTGTGGCGCATGCCtgattttaaagaggttgtccgggcttATAATATTgaatgattacctatcctcaggataggtcatcaatatgagatcggcgggggtctgatggggattccgggtgtcctgaggataggtcatcaatattaaaagcccggacaacccctttaaggaaggatAACAGAAGAATGACAGTGCAAATTATGCAAATTATAATGCTTCCACATTGTTATTTTATGAGGAATGCATATATTTACTACTGcacctaggtcatcagtatctgatcgttggggattcaactcctgggacccccactgatcagctgcttgaagaggccaTAGTGGTGACTAAGAGCTGAGGCCTCcacgcagctttccctaggctaGTGATATCAAAATTATTGGGCATGTAGTCTAGGTGCAGGTCAGACCCACTCAAGTCAATtggactgagctgcgataccaagcacagcttctatccaatggatggcactctccttggtaagctgcaagaaggctatGACACTCACCAGAGCACCACAGTGTCCCAAAACAGTTGATCAGcggaggtcctgggtgtcagacccccaccaatctgatacttatgacctatcctgaggacaggtcatcagcatGAAAAAATTTTAAAACCCTTTAAAgtcttttacaaaaaaaaaaaagcactgtaGTGGACAGAAGATGTTGCTTTCCTGAGACAGATGtagaaaatttcattttattaaccCTTTGTTAAGATTCAGGAGAGTATTTTAGATATTTTTCACCTTCAGGTCATTAGTACCTTTGGAATAGTATATCCATGAAATGTTATGTCTTTAATTGTGGAATGTGGGAGATTTAGAGGTAGAACATCACAAAATCTTTGGATTTCATGAACTACGGCATCGGTATATGGCATCTTGCTCCGATCTTCAATATTTGGGCATCGATTATCCCCAATGACGTGAGCAATCTCCTCATGCAGTTTTTCTGTAGGAAGAAGAAATCATAACCACCTTGTATAAAATGAGTTCTTACCACCACAAAGTATATTATGTACCTTGAATCTCAGGATATCGAAGGAGGATCAAAAAGCCATGTCTTAGCGTACCGCTCACAGTTTCTGTCCCAGCAAAAAATAGTTGCAATACTGACAATAGCAAGTTCTTTGTGTTAAATTCAGAGTTGGGGTTCTGTTTCTCCTGTATAGGAAAAGAAGACTGAAAATTACAAAAGATACTGAAACGAATCACAAACCTGATTGTTTAAGGTATTTTTGATAAAATGAATTTTGAGTCCTTATGACCTCCAATAGAGCTTTAGGTGACAGCCACTAATAGCAACTATAACTGTACTAATGTAGGTTGTCATACAGCTTTCTTGGGACCGTAAATCATAAATACACTGAATTATGTGTCATAACTGTGCTATTGAGCTTCTACCCTGTCTTTAAACTTGATTtgaatttcttttcttttttttttggagttttcaACGTTTTACATACCAGCAAAGGTGGCTTATATGTAACCCTTGGAGAAAGGTGCCACATCCCAGGTTAATCTTGTCCTCTATTGGACTTGAGTCATAAAAAAGGGATGGAGGGCACCATGATATTTTACATGTGGTTAGGAatgtggtgcgttaagctgcaactaaatgagggcttattttttaattatctttACACCTCAACCTGTTGGCCATACAATTGAAATATCCAGATGGTTGCTGGATGCTTAATATTGATAGAATACTTTACCTGGTTCATTCTAATCATAAAACAGTCAATGAAATCCCGGGGGTTGGAGGGGTCAAATGATTTCTGATTGATCTTCACTCTTTCATTGATAAACACCATCAATTCATCTAAGAGCttgtttattctctgatgaggacCAGGTATGTGGTCCATTACCTCTGGAATCATGTCATGCAGCTAGgagaaaaattaaaggggttaccccatgAAACGCATCCCTATGCAATGAATGGGGCATTTAAAATGAAGTACTATTGCAGATTAgaatacatgcaataaaaatattgttagaTTTTgttgtgtacattacatttttaTCTTTACTAGCACGCATGTCCATCTTCTCCTGAACTCAGTGATGGACTTACATGCTTAGAAACCTCCCTGCTCTTTTATTACTCCTTTCAATGCCAGTGTAGTGATATCACAGTGATATGGCCTTACATTTATCcctaaaatcacagaaaataatgcactagcacgatagatgcaaacattatatatgaactaagccctcactctgatattataaaatctgagactctcagccaatatattgtgatcaaaacacatctgtgcccacctaccagtACCAAGGAGGTCTCAGTTagacaggtcctactctaaacccatCTATGCCTTTGggtatctacattcaggagagcagaacctgcacatatagtgtgctgctcctagttacctctgtgtgcatcaagcaaacaatgagaggaggagctcgCACAGCTATACGCTATGTACCGCCTAATCAAGGTTGCCTgtgggcaggggcgttgctagggtctgaaaacatccggggcacaagcccactgtattgaaattgcacattaaaggcatgcttaaaggggtgttctggtttaTGCAAATGAAATGCAGTACTGCAGACTGCAGACTTTATATAATACAGCATTCggtaactttccaatatctgttatgtttcattccctcaccactgcagaaatctttgcttgggccctttaatattgatggaagtggaccctgggcaaccccacagatcatccccccacccccttgTACTTAAGGGCTGCACGGGCATGAGTTAAGTCACTTCGGTGCGGCGCATAATcccacgagacccgtgacctcccgtGGCGGATCTCGTGGGATCACACGCCGCAAGACGGGATTGAGCACTGAAAagactgaactcattcccgcgcagcccgcaagtagcggatcagcgtaATAAGTAcaagggggtgggggggatgatctgtggtgggttgactaggtccaatcaatattaaagggtcctggaatagccaaataaaaaaaaatgctaccaggccagcataacattcggggaaCTGGACAAAGCtctgaatgttttgacctaacaacGCCCCTGCCTGTGGGATAGccagggcaaaagtgcacaaaaactTTACTCTCCAGATAATAGAAACACATTCACACTTAAAGGTTCTTGGTTTCTTtattgcacacagaggtaacaagaagcagcacactatatgtgcagggtctgctctcctgaatgtagatgcctaatggcataggtaggtttagagtaggacttggactgagaccaccttggcatgggtaggcgggcacagatgtgttttgatcaaaatacagtatattggctgagagtttcagattttattatatcagagtgagggcttagtccatatataatgtttgcatctatttttttttttctactgatttttttcagaaatgtagccatgcacatctgcATATTCATTTACTACATCGTGCAGGATGCGttttatctttttctgtgatttttttttacagttatccCTACTTTTAAATTCTTAGAAATATATAAGTATATCTCTTTCTAGACAGTGTTGAAGGGATTGGCAACGGGGAGCATTGCATTATCTGGAACAATTTATTAGTTAACTTACTGGGCGCTGTGTGTGAGGAACTAACTATTTTTATACAGGGGAGAAAGACAAGAGAAAAGAGCTTTGGCAAATAGCGAAGCAGGATTTTCAAGAACTGACTACAATGTACTCCTAGCAGAAGTAGCTGTTTGATGTTTACAAGCGTTGGGCTGCGGCCCACTCACAGCATATTAAGAGGCCATAAAGGCGAAAAGGGTGGCAATTACACTAGATAGCAAAAGTGTGACTACTCTATTTATCTCTATGAGAGTGCTGAAGATAGCAAACTGTATGGTTGAGAGTTGTGGACAATAATCAGATAAACAGTTGAGTAACATATTATAGAAATatgttgtggggtttcgctctggtagatagggtaagcgggcgcagtacagatacAAAAtataa
The Bufo bufo chromosome 8, aBufBuf1.1, whole genome shotgun sequence genome window above contains:
- the LOC120978240 gene encoding cytochrome P450 2G1-like; protein product: MDLTLLATLILVLLISLMFIYSTWDKMYRWRNLPPGPTPLPVIGSLLYIKQGELVKSLNQLREKYGSIYTLYFGSRPVVILTGYEMVKDALIDQGDDFVNRGRMPTIDRFFEAHGMILSNGERWKQLRRFTLMTLRNFGMGKRSMEERVQEEAQFLVQELKSYKQSAVNPTNILVQAVSNVICSIVFGNRFEYDNLKFLKILNLFNETFLLMGSTWGQLHDMIPEVMDHIPGPHQRINKLLDELMVFINERVKINQKSFDPSNPRDFIDCFMIRMNQEKQNPNSEFNTKNLLLSVLQLFFAGTETVSGTLRHGFLILLRYPEIQEKLHEEIAHVIGDNRCPNIEDRSKMPYTDAVVHEIQRFCDVLPLNLPHSTIKDITFHGYTIPKGTDVYPLLYCALRDPNYFPNPNKFNPGNFLDKDGKFKKEDAFIPFSTGKRICAGEGLAKMELFLFVTTIIQNFKLTTKMHLTDADVSPKMTGFSNVAIPYEVSFISR